A single window of Ferrimonas balearica DSM 9799 DNA harbors:
- a CDS encoding redoxin domain-containing protein produces MDQHKLAAGDRFPELHVTTFEGESVRLGQPRPDSGANWQMVVVYRGRHCPLCTKYLNQLEGFREELLEIGVDIVAVSADSQAQLAAHKSQLEVGFPLAYGLTQDQMEALGVYISLPRSEQETDHNFAEPGLFVVNEEGNLHVVDLSNNPFVRPELQALVNGLRWIRDPGNHYPIRGTRKDVDSQLQYR; encoded by the coding sequence ATGGATCAGCACAAACTTGCCGCCGGCGATCGCTTTCCAGAGCTGCACGTCACCACCTTCGAAGGCGAAAGCGTTCGCCTCGGACAGCCCCGACCGGACAGCGGTGCAAACTGGCAGATGGTGGTGGTATACCGTGGCCGTCACTGCCCACTGTGCACCAAATACCTGAATCAACTGGAAGGGTTCCGCGAAGAGCTGCTGGAGATTGGCGTCGATATCGTTGCAGTGTCTGCCGACTCACAGGCCCAGCTGGCAGCCCATAAGAGTCAACTTGAGGTCGGATTCCCCCTGGCGTATGGCCTGACCCAGGACCAGATGGAAGCACTGGGGGTGTACATCTCCCTGCCCCGCTCAGAGCAGGAGACCGACCACAACTTTGCCGAACCCGGCCTGTTTGTGGTGAATGAAGAGGGCAACCTCCATGTGGTGGATCTGTCCAACAACCCCTTTGTCCGGCCTGAACTGCAGGCTTTGGTCAATGGCCTGCGCTGGATCCGCGATCCCGGTAACCACTACCCAATCCGCGGCACCCGCAAAGATGTCGACTCGCAGCTGCAATACCGCTGA
- a CDS encoding NAD(P)H-dependent oxidoreductase: MNVLIINTHQPYPFSEGKLSAAMVDVAAELARGKGHQVQLTTMTEAYDIEAEVEKHLWADLVILQIPVNWMGVPWSFKKYMDEVYTTGMMGVLCDGDGRSREDASKQYGSGGKLSSRYLMSLTFNAPQAAFDDEDQFLFEGKGVDDLMFPMHMNFRFFGMSALPTFASFDVMKNPDTENDLVRFQQHLAPHL, from the coding sequence ATGAACGTATTGATCATCAACACCCACCAACCCTACCCCTTCTCCGAAGGCAAACTCAGCGCCGCCATGGTCGATGTCGCGGCTGAGCTGGCCAGAGGCAAAGGTCACCAGGTGCAACTCACCACCATGACCGAGGCCTACGACATTGAAGCCGAGGTCGAAAAGCACCTGTGGGCCGACCTGGTGATTCTTCAGATCCCGGTGAACTGGATGGGCGTGCCCTGGTCCTTCAAGAAGTACATGGACGAGGTCTACACCACCGGCATGATGGGCGTCCTGTGCGATGGCGATGGCCGCAGCCGGGAGGACGCCAGCAAGCAGTATGGCAGTGGCGGAAAGCTCAGCAGCCGATACCTGATGTCACTCACCTTCAATGCGCCCCAGGCAGCCTTTGATGACGAAGATCAGTTCCTGTTTGAAGGCAAAGGCGTGGATGACCTGATGTTCCCGATGCACATGAACTTCCGATTCTTCGGTATGTCAGCGCTGCCCACCTTTGCTAGTTTTGATGTGATGAAAAACCCCGATACTGAGAACGACCTGGTTCGTTTCCAACAGCATCTGGCCCCACACCTGTAA
- a CDS encoding winged helix-turn-helix transcriptional regulator, translating to MADTHPQARVEVNAQGQKRAISPCQEPCPIERGMRIIGGKWKGSILWHLKDEPVRFNDLARMLGGASKKMVNQRLKEMEEQGLIRREVLSERPVAVSYQITDFGRSSLAVLELLKDWAIEHDI from the coding sequence ATGGCCGACACCCATCCTCAAGCCCGTGTCGAGGTGAATGCTCAGGGACAGAAGCGGGCGATCTCCCCCTGTCAGGAGCCCTGTCCGATTGAGCGCGGCATGCGCATTATCGGCGGGAAGTGGAAAGGCTCGATCTTGTGGCATCTGAAGGATGAACCGGTGCGCTTTAATGATCTGGCCCGCATGTTGGGCGGAGCCAGTAAGAAGATGGTCAACCAACGTCTTAAGGAGATGGAGGAGCAGGGGCTGATTCGGCGCGAGGTGTTGAGTGAGCGCCCGGTGGCCGTCTCCTACCAGATCACCGATTTTGGACGCTCCAGCCTGGCGGTATTGGAGCTGCTGAAAGACTGGGCCATTGAACACGACATTTGA
- the cobA gene encoding uroporphyrinogen-III C-methyltransferase: protein MSLYSLSQRRSDTSPGQVVLVGAGPGDPGLLTLHAYQALKEAEVVLYDALVSQPILDLIPPNVECIAVGKRCGAHSLPQAEIERVMLAKAAAGYRVVRLKGGDPLMFGRGGEEMLALKLAGIPFRVVPGVTAASACAAYGAMPLTHRGVAQGVTFVTGHGKDGQPISDWSPYVIPGHTLVIYMGLKRAATIQQGLMAAGMAAQMPVAIVGQASQSGQQRVNGTLGELTILASQPHLPSPAAILVGETTALADSLDWFVAEAQPAINSKSLDNIFDSAAM, encoded by the coding sequence GTGTCTCTATATTCCCTCTCTCAACGCCGCTCAGATACGTCGCCCGGACAGGTGGTGCTGGTGGGCGCCGGCCCGGGTGATCCGGGATTGCTGACCCTGCATGCCTATCAGGCACTGAAGGAGGCGGAAGTGGTGTTGTACGACGCGTTGGTGTCGCAACCCATCCTGGACCTGATCCCCCCGAACGTCGAGTGTATCGCGGTGGGCAAACGCTGTGGTGCACACAGTCTGCCCCAGGCCGAGATTGAGCGGGTGATGCTGGCCAAGGCGGCAGCGGGTTATCGGGTGGTGCGCCTTAAAGGCGGCGACCCGCTGATGTTCGGTCGTGGCGGCGAGGAGATGTTGGCGTTGAAACTGGCGGGCATCCCGTTTCGGGTGGTCCCCGGTGTCACGGCAGCCAGTGCCTGTGCCGCTTATGGCGCGATGCCCCTGACTCACCGTGGGGTGGCGCAAGGGGTGACCTTTGTTACTGGCCACGGTAAGGATGGTCAGCCCATTTCGGATTGGTCGCCCTACGTGATCCCCGGCCACACGTTGGTGATCTACATGGGCCTGAAGCGGGCGGCAACCATTCAGCAGGGCCTGATGGCGGCGGGCATGGCGGCACAGATGCCGGTGGCGATCGTGGGACAGGCCAGCCAGAGTGGCCAGCAGCGGGTCAATGGCACGCTTGGCGAATTAACCATACTGGCGTCCCAGCCTCACTTGCCCAGCCCGGCTGCGATCCTGGTGGGAGAAACCACGGCGCTGGCGGACTCGTTGGACTGGTTTGTGGCGGAGGCTCAGCCTGCCATCAACTCGAAGTCTCTCGACAACATTTTCGACAGCGCGGCGATGTAG
- a CDS encoding TIGR03899 family protein → MTEAFSPPKHRSTRHQAVALTRLMGLSLDENGVQGTLLQRAEQRVKRLHEQYQLNVEAVLHHAVEHSDNDVAGHEPDPDWLHQFLSLAEKVHSPRMQELWGKILATELSQPGSFSLRALDTLRQMTQKDALLLGRAVALSSMLNSEPNRKILLGYRRMPGYGGLLPAGQPSLSLSRFGLPYSAILTLREQGILFAAELETGLLTQGEPLRLRLLNQTLLLRPRHNRLRLRYYRFTPLGLELARLVLDQGDADYIAALSKMLSRDFELMAG, encoded by the coding sequence ATGACCGAGGCCTTCAGCCCACCAAAGCACCGCAGTACCCGCCATCAGGCCGTCGCATTAACCCGGTTGATGGGCCTCAGCCTTGATGAAAACGGGGTGCAGGGCACCCTGTTACAGCGGGCCGAGCAGCGCGTAAAGCGCCTGCATGAGCAGTACCAACTGAACGTTGAGGCGGTGCTCCATCACGCCGTTGAACACAGCGACAATGACGTCGCCGGCCACGAGCCTGACCCCGACTGGCTGCACCAGTTTCTCTCCCTGGCCGAGAAGGTCCACTCCCCCAGAATGCAGGAGCTGTGGGGTAAGATCCTGGCCACCGAGCTGTCCCAACCCGGCTCCTTCAGCCTGCGGGCCCTCGACACCCTCCGTCAGATGACCCAGAAAGACGCCCTGTTGCTGGGCCGCGCCGTGGCCCTCTCCAGCATGCTCAACAGCGAGCCAAACCGGAAAATTCTGCTGGGCTACCGCCGGATGCCCGGTTACGGCGGCTTACTGCCCGCCGGTCAGCCCAGCCTCTCTCTGTCCCGCTTCGGCTTGCCCTACAGCGCCATCCTCACCCTGCGGGAACAGGGCATCCTGTTTGCCGCCGAGCTGGAGACCGGCCTGCTCACTCAGGGGGAACCGCTGCGACTGCGACTGCTCAACCAGACCCTGCTGCTGCGCCCCCGCCACAACCGCCTGCGGCTGCGCTATTACCGGTTTACCCCGCTGGGACTGGAACTGGCCCGGCTGGTGCTGGACCAGGGTGACGCCGACTACATCGCCGCGCTGTCGAAAATGTTGTCGAGAGACTTCGAGTTGATGGCAGGCTGA
- a CDS encoding SRPBCC family protein translates to MKTLLKLLLVVLLVVLVAGVILPDEFDVRRSVRISATPEQIHPYLNDLTLWPLWSPFYGNEVRISVGRPSAGVGANQTWQDDTGSGELRIVQSAPAVGIQYDLHFNGSPQPMQAGFRYRTQGNDTVVIWEMNGKMQIPVVGAYLAMMADVMIGEQFQQGLERLKRLVEQQPSQESERP, encoded by the coding sequence ATGAAAACCCTGTTAAAACTCCTGCTGGTGGTGCTTTTGGTGGTGCTCGTGGCCGGTGTGATCCTGCCGGATGAGTTTGATGTGCGCCGCAGCGTGCGGATCAGCGCCACGCCGGAACAGATCCACCCCTATCTCAATGACCTGACCCTCTGGCCGCTGTGGAGCCCGTTTTATGGCAACGAGGTTCGCATCAGCGTCGGACGTCCCAGTGCGGGCGTTGGCGCCAATCAGACCTGGCAGGATGACACCGGCAGTGGGGAACTGCGGATTGTGCAGAGTGCGCCCGCCGTCGGCATCCAGTATGACCTGCACTTTAACGGCAGCCCCCAGCCCATGCAGGCCGGTTTTCGCTATCGCACCCAGGGCAATGACACCGTGGTGATCTGGGAGATGAACGGAAAAATGCAAATCCCGGTGGTCGGTGCCTATTTGGCCATGATGGCGGATGTTATGATTGGCGAGCAGTTCCAGCAGGGACTGGAGCGATTAAAAAGATTGGTAGAACAGCAACCTAGCCAGGAGAGTGAGCGGCCATGA